A region from the Cryptococcus gattii WM276 chromosome H, complete sequence genome encodes:
- a CDS encoding Farnesyltranstransferase, putative (Similar to TIGR gene model, INSD accession AAW45467.1), with protein MDYSNLRQTIADPKWSDSQENILMEPYVYISQNPGKEIRSKLIDAFNLWLEVDKDDLVVITKVVRMLHNASLLMDDVEDNSELRRGLPVAHTIYGVPQTINTANYVYFLAFQELLQLRSGVMGKGKDKEVDLVVAVNEELLQLHRGQGMDLFWRDSLTCPTEKEYIDMVLGKAGGLLRLAVKLMMAKSDSNVNYVPLVNLISVWFQIRDDYMNLQSPAYKSNKGFCEDLTEGKFSFPVVHGVRADTSNRQILNVLQKRTSSVDLKQHTVDYLTNHTKSFHYTRKVLKELEAQILEEIKALGGNDKLENVIMALSLVESEEHL; from the exons ATGGACTATTCAAACCTCCGTCAAACAATCGCCGACCCAAAGTGGTCGGATTCACAAGAGAAC ATTCTGATGGAGCCCTATGTCTACATATCCCAAAATCCCGGCAAAGAAATACGATCAAAGCTTATCGACGCTTTCAATCTGTGGTTAGAGGTTGATAAGGATGATCTGGTGGTGATCACGAAGGTTGTGAGAATGCTGCACAATGCTAGTCTTTT GATGGATGATGTGGAAGATAACTCAGAACTAAGAAGAGGTCTTCCCGTCGCCCATACAATCTATGGCGTCCCCCAGACTATTAACACCGCCAATTACGTATATTTCCTGGCTTTTCAAGAACTTCTTCAGCTGCGATCGGGAGTTATGGGTAAGGGAAAGGATAAAGAGGTTGACCTGGTAGTTGCTGTCAATG AGGAGCTGCTGCAATTGCATCGAGGCCAAGGAATGGATTTGTTCTGGCGAGATAGCCTGACATGTCCGACAGAGAAGGAGTACATTGACATGGTCCTTGGGA AGGCTGGAGGACTTTTGCGGTTAGCAGTGAAACTCATGATGGCAAAATCAGATTCGAACGT AAACTATGTGCCGCTAGTCAACCTCATCTCGGTGTGGTTCCAAATTCGAGACGATTATATGAATCTCCAATCACCCGCT TACAAGAGCAATAAAGGTTTCTGTGAGGATTTGACGGAAGGAAAATTCAGCTTTCCTGTGGTGCACGGCGTCAGGGCAGACACTTCCAACCGGCAAATCTTAA ATGTACTCCAAAAGCGGACCTCATCAGTCGACCTTAAGCAACATACCGTCGACTATCTTACCAATCATACCAAATCATTCCACTATACTCGCAAGGTGTTGAAAGAGCTGGAGGCTCAGATTTTGGAGGAAATCAAGGCGTTGGGAGGCAATGACAAACTGGAGAATGTGATCATGGCGTTGAGTTTGGTAGAGAGTGAGGAACATCTTTGA